One Anopheles marshallii chromosome 3, idAnoMarsDA_429_01, whole genome shotgun sequence genomic region harbors:
- the LOC128711219 gene encoding carbohydrate sulfotransferase 11 produces MKGHTRTKWRIIKRLFLFFTTLSVIPLTVLYLITSDHLYRFRQYTYGAISGNGSARQQLLQFRAPIHPPDGAVHHLRLVQHRQHAHDRQNHEHYQRNVKNSTINSQYRLDMDYMKQRMEHRVERMQKKCTEYRLNESKHNYKPKAWEYLIQHEYHLVWCNVFKAASTSWMYNFNLMAGYSPQFLRKTKDVPLQLARQKYPRPSVEKLQEAINESISFIIVRHPFERLVSAYKDKIQYALPNSHHHKLGNRIIQKYRKTVNGKPSSLLKYPTFSEFVNYLLDEIKHPHFEIDMHWVPVTHFCTPCFFHYDVIAKFETLEEDQNYLISIGHLDSVIKPQWKNAGKGAHTNDMLMKFFSELDAAQIRGLYDYYRFDFELFGYSAKGYFKD; encoded by the exons ATGAAAGGACACACCAGGACCAAATGGCGCATCATTAAGCGCCTCTTTCTATTCTTTACCACCCTCTCAGTTATTCCACTCACCGTACTCTACCTAATCACCTCCGATCATCTGTATCGATTTCGTCAGTATACg TACGGAGCTATCAGCGGCAATGGCTCAGCACGCCAGCAGTTGCTACAGTTCCGTGCGCCTATTCATCCCCCGGACGGAGCAGTTCACCATCTCCGGCTGGTACAGCATCGACAGCACGCACATGACCGGCAGAATCATGAGCACTACCAGCGAAACGTTAAGAATAGCACAATCAACAGCCAGTACCGGCTGGACATGGACTACATGAAGCAGCGCATGGAGCATCGTGTCGAGCGGATGCAGAAAAAATGTACCGAGTACCGATTGAACGAGTCCA AGCACAACTACAAACCGAAGGCATGGGAATATCTGATACAGCACGAGTACCATCTCGTGTGGTGCAACGTGTTCAAGGCGGCCTCCACATCCTGGATGTACAACTTTAATCTTATGGCCGGCTATTCACCACAGTTCCTGCGAAAGACGAAGGACGTCCCGTTGCAGCTGGCACGGCAAAAGTATCCCAGACCATCGGTGGAAAAG CTGCAGGAAGCCATCAACGAGTCGATATCGTTCATTATCGTGCGACATCCGTTCGAAAGACTGGTCAGTGCGTACAAGGACAAGATTCAGTATGCGCTACCCAACTCGCACCATCACAAGCTGGGCAACCGCATCATACAGAAGTACAGGAAAACGGTCAATGGGAAG CCCTCGTCGCTGCTAAAGTATCCGACGTTTTCCGAGTTTGTCAATTATCTGCTGGATGAGATCAAACATCCGCACTTCGAGATCGATATGCACTGGGTGCCGGTGACGCACTTCTGCACGCCCTGCTTCTTCCATTACGATGTGATAGCCAAGTTCGAGACGCTCGAGGAGGACCAGAACTATCTCATTTCGATCGGGCACCTGGACAGCGTCATCAAGCCGCAGTGGAAAAACGCGGGCAAGGGTGCCCACACCAACGATATGCTGATGAAGTTCTTCTCGGAGCTGGACGCCGCCCAGATCCGGGGACTGTACGATTACTATCGGTTCGATTTCGAACTGTTTGGCTACAGTGCCAAGGGGTACTTTAAGGACTAG
- the LOC128715482 gene encoding transcription initiation factor TFIID subunit 4 — protein sequence MASANFLEEALKSDVDESAVNAIVGTLENQLDANVTQVQQVESVAGPNVTVGGVKNQTAGARIEAGVVSNGGTSSSSSSSASPPVQAVSSTLAQQQKKHGGLITNGEIVSNISANHSAIINNNTITTNNNNLGKTFVVNASGNSSITTVIGGKGIGGSSAVVGGALSNSVGHHQQHQQQQQQRNAIPATVVATGGTTGGGGGTVNIISQQIVVPARSVSGGTVLGQHPPPPFNVPPQHSYSAAVSNSSNIVLSNNHLVTSSNMPKNEPVKLVYPAAGGTQTAVLNMNNNRVTLTPSSLPNGTLTMSQQPQLIQTNVVATGGGTKTITGTTIQQQPGAGQPGQQQPGATPQTIIIKNSSGGGTVMNTGTPGIVTVSKPINNQATPNIVGLPGVQIVNVRPGAQPTQAQQKTVAAVSPRVVIGSQPIVSTRPPNASAITLSALQGQQGSTLLLKNEQGQFQLLRIGPAPAGAQITPASLTGSSANSTIRLQTVPATHSSGSGAIIVSSQSITTAPTSYISTQPTPVASVAPVPALAAQQNITITHSPSQVGGQPTVLAAQQQQHQQQTTTVVATPHSVGQQQSQQQTVVVTTTPGTTPAQQRNSLDNTKEKCSKFLTNLIELSKREPAKVEQNVRTLIQELVDANVDPAEFCERLERLLNASPQPCLIGFLKKSLPLLRQSLVTKEITIEGINPPSTAVAFGTTALSQIPAQIRPVAPTIVSQNSMVGQTQIRMLTSQSGMTTVPRIGQTTIRPAAPVRIQTPLQQHQTGSTTTTIVGPRSITAQQIRPNATTIGHTTIVQTAGGQQLPQTISTTPPALLPIRAPSGTSITRTGATLQIRTTTPVSRTVTSVGGTTVTTGGIGKQILQTQVNQIRGQTPVASVAAVAAAAAAAASGSTATQVKQVTAITGGGNVVVSLNQVPPPMQPVSGNASVIGSTAGSLAVSLVPTMPALTLTSSAVSAGLGAGVAPSPATAVPGGISATVVVNSSSTAPAPTGASAVGTAATGVGSNSSSGITAGATVTSVSTNKTVTAKSQNLSGASKKKASSSSAASGTDPESAASKRAGASAQSQFYHHHASMYGDDDINDVAAMGGVNLAEETQRILGSTEFVGTQIRSCKDEVFLHLPALQSRIRNIIARHGLEEPSNEVAVLISHACQERLKNVVEKLAIIAEHRIDIIKVDPRYEVTKDVRGQIKFLEELDKAEQKRHEEQEREMLMRAAKSRSKTEDPEQAKLKAKAKEMQRAEMEELRQRDANMTALQAIGPRKKPKLEEGVTASATPGVSGIGTLSGKTPTPLRPRIKRVNLRDMLFYLEQERDTGKSQMLYKAYLK from the exons ATGGCGTCTGCCAACTTTTTGGAAGAAGCGCTTAAATCAGACGTCGACGAATCCGCGGTGAATGCGATAGTCGGTACGCTGGAAAATCAGTTGGACGCGAACGTGACCCAGGTGCAACAAGTTGAAAGTGTAGCAGGGCCGAACGTGACGGTCGGTGGTGTTAAAAATCAAACTGCTGGTGCACGCATCGAGGCAGGCGTTGTGTCTAATGGGGGTAcgagcagtagcagcagcagcagtgcttCACCACCAGTACAGGCAGTGTCGTCGACTCTCGcacagcagcaaaagaaacacgGTGGCCTCATTACGAATGGTGAAATAGTGTCGAATATTAGTGCGAACCATAGTGCTATCATTAACAACAATACGATTACGACCAATAATAACAACCTTGGCAAGACGTTCGTGGTGAACGCGAGTGGGAACAGCTCGATAACGACGGTGATCGGTGGGAAAGGTATTGGTGGTAGTAGCGCCGTTGTCGGTGGTGCGTTATCGAACAGCGTTGGccaccatcagcaacatcagcagcagcaacagcaacgtaACGCAATCCCAGCAACGGTGGTTGCCACGGGGGGTACAACCGGCGGAGGCGGCGGAACCGTTAACATCATCAGCCAGCAGATTGTGGTACCTGCGCGCAGTGTTAGCGGCGGTACCGTCCTCGGTCAGCATCCACCTCCGCCGTTCAACGTCCCACCACAGCACAGTTATTCGGCCGCTgtgagcaacagcagcaacatcgtTCTCAGCAATAACCACCTTGTAACGTCGTCGAATATGCCAAAGAATGAACCAGTGAAATTGGTTTATCCTGCAGCCGGCGGTACACAGACGGCGGTCCTCAACATGAACAACAACCGCGTCACGCTGACACCGTCCTCGCTGCCGAACGGCACGCTTACGATGTCGCAGCAGCCACAGCTGATCCAGACGAACGTGGTTGCGACCGGTGGCGGGACCAAAACTATCACCGGTACCACGATCCAGCAACAGCCCGGTGCTGGTCAGCCCGGGCAACAGCAACCCGGTGCCACACCGCAGACGATCATCATCAAGAACTCGTCCGGTGGTGGCACGGTCATGAATACCGGGACGCCCGGCATCGTGACGGTTTCGAAACCGATCAACAATCAG GCAACACCAAACATAGTCGGTTTACCCGGTGTACAAATTGTAAATGTTAGGCCTGGCGCACAACCCACACAAGCACAGCAGAAAACTGTTGCCGCTGTATCACCTAGAGTTGTTATTGGTAGTCAGCCAATAGTTAGTACTAGACCACCAAACGCAAGCGCT ATCACATTAAGTGCCCTTCAAGGACAGCAAGGTTCGACGCTGCTGCTGAAGAATGAGCAGGGCCAGTTTCAGCTGCTCCGGATCGGTCCGGCCCCGGCCGGTGCCCAAATTACACCCGCCAGTCTTACTGGATCGTCCGCCAACTCCACGATACGGTTGCAAACTGTACCAGCT ACACATTCATCCGGCTCCGGTGCAATAATAGTGAGCTCACAGTCAATAACGACGGCACCGACCAGCTACATCTCCACCCAGCCGACGCCGGTTGCATCAGTGGCGCCGGTCCCGGCCCTGGCCGCTCAGCAAAATATCACGATCACTCACTCCCCGTCGCAGGTGGGAGGACAACCGACGGTGCTGGcggcacaacagcagcagcaccaacagcagacGACGACCGTCGTCGCGACACCTCATTCCGTAGGCCAACAGCAATCGCAACAGCAGACGGTTGTTGTTACCACCACACCGGGTACGACACCGGCGCAGCAGCGAAACTCCTTAGATAATACCAAAGAAAAGTGTAGCAAATTTCTGACGAACCTAATCGAACTCTCGAAGCGGGAACCGGCGAAGGTGGAGCAGAATGTGCGAACGCTTATACAGGAGTTGGTGGATGCGAACGTCGATCCGGCGGAGTTTTGCGAACGGCTCGAGCGCCTACTGAACGCTAGTCCGCAACCCTGTTTGATTGGCTTTCTGAAG AAAAGTTTACCACTGCTACGGCAATCGCTAGTGACTAAAGAAATAACGATCGAAGGTATCAACCCGCCCTCGACCGCAGTTGCCTTTGGTACTACCGCCTTATCCCAAATTCCT GCCCAAATACGTCCGGTCGCACCGACGATCGTGTCGCAGAACAGTATGGTCGGTCAGACGCAAATTCGTATGCTAACCTCTCAATCCGGCATGACGACAGTGCCACGGATCGGGCAAACCACCATCCGGCCGGCGGCTCCCGTGCGAATACAGACACCCTTACAGCAACACCAAACGGGTTCAACGACAACGACCATTGTAGGACCACGCTCTATAACTGCCCAACAAATTAGACCAAACGCCACCACGATCGGTCATACGACGATCGTGCAGACGGCGGGCGGCCAGCAGCTGCCGCAAACCATCTCAACCACACCTCCTGCATTGCTACCG ATCCGCGCACCGTCCGGCACCTCGATTACACGTACTGGCGCGACGTTACAGATACGCACCACTACACCGGTGTCGCGCACGGTCACGTCCGTCGGTGGCACGACGGTAACGACGGGCGGAATCGGCAAACAGATCCTCCAGACGCAAGTTAATCAGATCCGCGGACAGACGCCGGTAGCCTCGGTGGCGGCCGTCGCTGCGGCGGCCGCTGCCGCCGCTTCCGGTTCCACTGCAACGCAAGTAAAGCAAGTGACAGCAATTACCGGCGGTGGGAACGTGGTGGTTAGTTTGAACCAAGTGCCACCTCCGATGCAGCCAGTCTCGGGGAACGCCAGCGTCATTGGCAGTACCGCAGGCTCGCTGGCCGTTAGTCTTGTACCGACCATGCCCGCCCTCACGCTAACCTCCTCGGCGGTAAGCGCCGGACTGGGTGCGGGAGTTGCACCTTCGCCAGCGACGGCGGTGCCCGGGGGCATCTCCGCGACGGTAGTTGTAAACTCTTCGTCCACAGCACCGGCACCGACGGGAGCCAGCGCGGTCGGAACGGCTGCGACCGGTGTTGGTAGCAATAGTAGTAGCGGGATAACGGCCGGTGCGACCGTAACGAGCGTATCGACTAATAAAACTGTTACTGCCAAATCGCAGAACCTCTCGGGAGCATCCAAGAAGAAGGCTAGCTCGTCGTCGGCCGCCAGCGGAACGGATCCGGAGAGTGCGGCTAGCAAGCGGGCCGGAGCATCGGCACAGTCGCAGTTCTACCACCACCATGCGTCTATGTACGGCGACGACGACATTAACGATGTGGCCGCGATGGGCGGCGTGAATCTGGCGGAAGAAACACAGCGCATCCTCGGCTCGACCGAGTTCGTTGGGACGCAGATACGGTCGTGCAAGGACGAGGTGTTTCTCCATCTGCCGGCACTGCAATCGAGAATACGTAACATTATCGCGCGTCACGGTCTCGAGGAGCCGAGCAATGAGGTGGCCGTGCTGATATCACACGCGTGCCAGGAACGGTTGAAGAACGTCGTTGAGAAGCTAGCCATCATTGCGGAACATCGGATAGATATCATTAAG GTCGATCCGCGATACGAAGTGACCAAGGATGTGCGTGGACAAATAAAATTTCTTGAAGAGCTAGACAAAGCTGAACAGAAACGGCACGAAGAGCAGGAGCGGGAAATGTTGATGCGGGCAGCCAAATCACGCTCCAAAACTGAAGATCCGGAGCAGGCCAAATTGAAGGCAAAG GCGAAAGAAATGCAACGCGCAGAAATGGAGGAACTGCGGCAACGGGATGCAAACATGACCGCGCTGCAGGCCATCGGTCCACGAAAGAAACCCAAGCTGGAGGAAGGTGTAACGGCGTCTGCTACG CCTGGAGTGTCTGGTATTGGTACGCTCAGTGGGAAAACGCCAACACCACTACGGCCGCGTATCAAACGAGTTAATCTGCGTGATATGCTGTTCTATCTGGAGCAAGAGCGGGACACCGGGAAAAGTCAGATGCTTTACAAAGCCTACCTCAAGTGA